One window of Hippoglossus stenolepis isolate QCI-W04-F060 chromosome 1, HSTE1.2, whole genome shotgun sequence genomic DNA carries:
- the LOC118104814 gene encoding KH homology domain-containing protein 4 has protein sequence MSLQTRWSGAMSSGMTGQTPCLSRWDQTTVPKPSVDVRQQRSSENAAHPVSLSGGVSTAGSATTLSQQTGENPAPQGGVEMAAAMAAKINAMLMAKGKLLTPPPLLAKITPKVPVSTTTEEMVVTEVDINDVPINCRDLLTKGKTQEEIRKCSGAVVSTKGHFMSDTEKGHGIGQRPLYLHVQGKTQDNVNKAVIKIKEIISEDLLRASGGRTVPVMPALTLYPQPPRPVSSSSAPRMPNANSVPGQGHRPSAPYSGSFVHTKIFVGLDQTLPSFNVNENVEGPGGSYLSHIQTETGARVFLRGKGSGYIEQASKRESFEPLYVYISHPNATGLERAKKLTESLLETVRDEHTRMVSVYTATGSTQPYPAHGYPPNSNYSSQGSWYNYPANGYAGGYSAYPGDRGYWSNANGPPSHSNMSTNPPSSQAMVQYPVCPRKPHPYLVQDPGSSETVEPEEPLKTPPDSESPKRQFHEAAEEEKPTSRSLEGPAHQEPALPASSVREEKAVERILMPPPPPLFVAPAPVARKRPRDTDDQAILPSNTAPMGVQEDVCEKKSKVDKDASGLVPYGGDSSDEEEERTHSSKTDNS, from the exons ATGTCCCTGCAGACCCGGTGGAGTGGTGCTATGTCTTCGGGAATGACTGGACAAACACC GTGCCTAAGCAGATGGGATCAGACGACAGTACCTAAACCGAGTGTGGACGTGAGGCAGCAGAGAAGCAGTGAAAATGCAGCCCACCCAGTCTCATTATCTGGAGGCGTCAGCACCGCTGGTTCAGCTACGACACTTTCCcaacaaacaggagaaaaccCAGCGCCTCAGGGAGGGGTTGAGATGGCTGCAGCCATGGCTGCTAAAATAAATGCCATGTTAATGGCAAAAGGAAAgctgctgactcctcctccaTTACTTGCAAAG ATCACTCCAAAAGTGCCCGTGTCAACCACCACAGAAGAGATGGTAGTCACAGAAGTCGACATAAATGATGTACCGATAAATTGTCGGGACCTTCTTACTAAAGGCAAAACACAAGAGGAG ATCCGGAAGTGTAGCGGAGCAGTCGTCTCAACAAAAGGTCATTTCATGAGCGATACTGAAAAGGGGCATGGAATAGG ACAAAGACCTTTGTATTTGCATGTCCAGGGAAAGACCCAAGATAACGTTAATA AGGCTGTGATAAAGATAAAGGAGATCATTTCTGAGGACCTGTTGAGAGCATCAGGAGGACGAACGGTGCCGGTAATGCCTGCACTCACACTCTACCCTCAGCCCCCTCGGCCTGTCAGCTCCTCTTCTGCACCACGGATGCCAAACGCCAACTCAGTGCCAGGCCAGGGACATCGGCCTTCAGCTCCTTATTCAGGG AGTTTTGTGCATACAAAGATCTTTGTGGGTCTGGACCAGACGTTGCCTTCATTTAATGTGAATGAAAACGTTGAAGGTCCGGGAGGTTCGTACCTGAGTCACATCCAGACAGAGACGGGGGCTCGAGTCTTCCTTAGGGGGAAAGGATCTGGCTACATTGAACAAGCATCAAAACGAGAGTCTTTTGAGCCTCTTTATGTTTACATCAG TCACCCAAACGCAACTGGATTGGAGAGAGCCAAGAAACTCACTGAGAGTCTGCTGGAAACT GTGAGGGACGAACATACCCGAATGGTGTCGGTGTACACGGCCACAGGCTCAACACAAC CATACCCAGCACATGGATATCCACCTAATAGCAATTACTCTAGCCAGGGGTCCTGGTATAACTACCCAGCAAATGGGTATGCTGGTGGCTATTCAGCGTATCCAGGAGACCGTGGTTATTGGAGTAATGCAAATGGTCCACCAAGTCATTCTAACATGTCGACAAACCCTCCATCTTCTCAGGCAATGGTTCAGTATCCGGTGTGTCCTAGGAAACCACATCCCTATCTCGTCCAG GATCCTGGCAGCAGTGAGACAGTGGAGCCTGAAGAACCTTTAAAGACCCCTCCTGACTCGGAAAGCCCCAAACGTCAATTCCATGaggcagctgaggaggagaag ccaACCAGCCGCTCTCTAGAGGGTCCTGCTCATCAGGAGCCTGCACTTCCTGCCTCCAGTGTTCGAGAGGAAAAAGCTGTAGAAAG AATTCTGATGCCGCCGCCACCACCGCTCTTCGTAGCTCCTGCGCCCGTTGCACGCAAAAGGCCGAGAGACACAGACGATCAAGCCATTCTGCCCAGCAACACCGCGCCGATGG GTGTTCAAGAGGATGTGTGCGAGAAGAAGTCTAAAGTGGACAAAGATGCATCTGGGCTTGTGCCCTATGGAGGAGACTCCTctgacgaagaggaggagaggacacacaGCAGTAAGACCGATAACTCCTAA
- the LOC118104812 gene encoding fibronectin type III and SPRY domain-containing protein 2 — protein MDLCEIRGGRLDVITEEAEHQELLSRGSSTMDPHSVASDRGRRATRDISTFQRFSVDTDDSLRFEPCEDSPSPTGAEDGLDDDDDVFKEGETETKIVTTRNQLQGKVAEMENFAGHLEEIFLTVEENFGRKEQHLEQHYNDVLLTLSQRYDERAAGLEEEKKSKLEALYNQLLACGRALDASKELIEAAQEVHRSRDKRLFLKTVMPTMKRIEEFAKDEVDLTLSTRLEFDTPLADLSHVKTMMDSINVVPAPSAPVINPQMPGSATQTSLRVCWSLFSDDTVEYYELYYRPVLEDTPADSTCAPHVSKVKVKETHCTVTDLLPDAQYELWVTATNTTGISPASEKALYMTVPSPPVIKQRECSSCPEAAMLHWESGNTNPVDSYTVELSEMGADGTESGVTESIVAVPTCQCLIQLQTGHGYLISVRAVNIGGPSDRSDVITVSTTGTFFRLLEDTAHPCLSLSEDGFTMFYGDEELPIGAMGLEDRTFTRCVAVLGDLIPVRGRHYWEVEVDDGTEFRIGVAYEDTDRSSYLGANNTSWCMRHIVTPSRHKYEFLHNGWSPDLRITVNPDRIGVALDYEAGTLSFFNVALEQHLHTFNCHFQTYVLPCFSLDNPGALTVHNSIEAPQYTFI, from the exons ATGGACCTGTGTGAGATCAGAGGAGGACGACTGGACGTGATCACAGAGGAGGCTGAGCACCAGGAGTTGTTAAGCCGCGGGTCGAGCACCATGGATCCCCACAGTGTGGCAtcagacagaggaaggagggcGACCCGGGACATCTCCACCTTCCAGAGGTTCTCCGTCGACACCGACGACTCCCTTCGATTCGAGCCCTGTGAGGACAGTCCTTCTCCCACTGGGGCGGAAGATGGActcgatgatgatgatgatgtgtttaaGGAGGGAGAAACCGAG ACAAAGATTGTCACGACCAGGAATCAGTTGCAGGGGAAGGTTGCAGAGATGGAGAACTTTGCAGGTCATCTGGAGGAAATCTTTCTCACTGTGGAG GAGAACTTTGGCCGTAAGGAGCAGCACTTGGAGCAGCACTACAATGATGTGCTGCTGACGTTGTCTCAGCGATATGACGAGCGGGCGGCtggactggaggaggagaagaagagcaaaCTGGAGGCTCTGTACAATCAGCTGCTCGCTTGTGGTCGAGCGCTGGACGCCTCCAAGGAGCTCATTGAGGCGGCCCAGGAGGTCCACCGCAGCCGGGACAAAAGGCTTTttctcaag ACGGTCATGCCCACCATGAAAAG AATCGAGGAGTTTGCCAAAGACGAGGTTGACCTCACGTTGTCGACACGTCTCGAGTTCGACACGCCACTCGCCGATCTGTCCCACGTGAAAACCATGATGGACTCCATCAATGTTGTTCCAG CTCCATCCGCCCCAGTGATCAACCCCCAGATGCCCGGCTCCGCCACCCAGACGTCGCTGCGCGTCTGCTGGAGCCTGTTCTCCGACGACACGGTGGAGTACTACGAGCTGTACTACAGACCGGTGCTGGAGGACACACCGGCAGACAGCACCTGTGCACCACACG TGAGTAAAGTAAAAGTGAAGGAGACTCACTGCACTGTGACAGATCTGCTGCCTGATGCCCAGTACGAGCTCTGGGTGACGGCGACCAACACCACAGGCATCAGCCCAGCCAGCGAGAAGGCCTTATACATGACAG TGCCGTCGCCTCCAGTGATCAAGCAGAGGGAGTGTAGCAGCTGCCCGGAGGCGGCCATGCTCCACTGGGAGTCAGGGAACACCAACCCTGTCGACTCCTACACCGTGGAGCTCAGTGAGATGGGGGCTGACGGCACAGAGAGCGGCGTCACCGA GTCGATAGTGGCTGTGCCCACCTGTCAGTGTCTGATCCAGCTGCAGACAGGACACGGTTACCTCATCTCTGTGCGAGCGGTCAACATCGGCGGCCCCAGCGACAGGAGTGACGTCATTACCGTCTCCACAACAG GTACATTCTTCCGTCTCCTGGAAGACACTGCTCACCCCTGCCTGTCCCTCTCTGAGGACGGCTTCACTATGTTCTATGGAGACGAGGAGCTTCCCATTGGTGCCATGGGCTTAGAAGACAGAACCTTCACCAG atGTGTGGCTGTGCTGGGAGATCTGATTCCAGTACGAGGGAGACACTACTGGGAGGTCGAGGTGGACGATGGGACGGAGTTTAGGATTGGAGTTGCATACGAGGACACAGATAGGAGCTCGTACCTCGGAGCCAACAACACGTCCTGGTGTATGAGACACATCGTCACTCCCTCCAG gCACAAATATGAGTTTCTGCACAACGGTTGGAGTCCTGACCTGAGGATCACAGTGAACCCAGACAGGATAGGGGTGGCGCTGGACTACGAGGCGGGGACTCTGTCCTTTTTCAACGTGGCCCTGGAACAACACCTACACACCTTCAACTGTCACTTCCAAACTTATGTCCTGCCTTGTTTTAGCCTGGACAACCCAGGAGCTCTCACTGTCCACAACAGCATCGAGGCTCCCCAGTACACATTCATCTGA